Proteins from one Ahaetulla prasina isolate Xishuangbanna chromosome 2, ASM2864084v1, whole genome shotgun sequence genomic window:
- the PRR16 gene encoding protein Largen isoform X2, with product MTDSSKTDTLNSSSSSTTASSLEKLKVQGSAPLIRAPPHPSAILTVLRKPNPPPPPPRLTPVKCEDTHRPVISANPVKTNGTLLRNGGLPGGPNKIPNGDTYGISNNNLDKVPMQPLMHRTEKDRCPQAGTRERVRFNEKVQYHGYCADCDVRYNIKNREVHLHNESAQIPGKPPQQCPPLPPPPSPLPPPPLENGGVGICPSNSFPPLRPATVPPPTAPKPQKTILRKSTTTTV from the coding sequence ATGACTGACAGCTCAAAAACAGACACGTTGAATAGCAGTTCAAGTAGCACAACTGCATCAAGTTTGGAAAAATTAAAGGTTCAAGGCAGTGCCCCACTCATCAGGGCTCCGCCCCATCCATCTGCTATTCTAACAGTATTAAGGAAACCTAATCCTCCACCACCTCCGCCACGGCTAACTCCAGTGAAGTGTGAAGACACCCACAGGCCAGTTATCTCTGCCAATCCTGTAAAGACTAATGGGACTCTGCTACGAAATGGAGGCTTACCAGGAGGACCTAATAAAATTCCAAATGGAGATACATATGGTATATCAAATAATAATTTGGACAAAGTTCCGATGCAACCTCTTATGCACAGAACTGAGAAAGACAGATGTCCTCAGGCTGGAACACGGGAACGGGTACGATTTAATGAAAAGGTGCAGTACCATGGCTATTGTGCTGATTGTGACGTGCGGTATAATATTAAAAACAGGGAGGTTCATTTGCACAATGAATCTGCTCAAATCCCAGGAAAACCTCCTCAACAGTGTCCTCCTTTGCCACCACCTCCTTCACCACTTCCTCCTCCCCCATTAGAAAACGGAGGGGTAGGCATATGTCCCAGTAATAGCTTTCCCCCTCTCAGACCTGCAACTGTGCCTCCACCAACTGCACCAAAACCCCAAAAGACCATCCTGAGAAAATCAACCACAACAACAGTGTGA